Genomic segment of Candidatus Krumholzibacteriia bacterium:
GCCGGATCCCGTGTCCTCGCCCAGGTCGGCCAGGTCACCCATCTGCTTGAGCAGTTCGAAGGTGGCCACGGCCTCCGCCTCGTCCACCTGGCTGATGGCAAAGCCGGCGTGCACGATCACATATTCGCCCACCTGCACGTCGGGCAGGAACGACAGACAGACTTCCTTCTGGATGCCGCCAAACTGGACCACGCCGCTCTGCACGCCGAGATCA
This window contains:
- a CDS encoding HypC/HybG/HupF family hydrogenase formation chaperone, with product MQSGVVQFGGIQKEVCLSFLPDVQVGEYVIVHAGFAISQVDEAEAVATFELLKQMGDLADLGEDTGSGGDALR